The Desulfococcus multivorans DNA window GTGCCGATACTCTTGAGCTTCCCGCCGATAACCACCGTGGGATCAAGACCGCCTCCCGCCAGCACCGAAGAAATGATCGAGGTCGTTGTGGTCTTTCCATGGGCGCCGGCGACGGCCACGCTGTATTTCAAGCGCATCAGTTCCGCGAGCATTTCCGCCCTTGGAATTACCGGAATTGCAGATTTGACGGCAGCCCGAACCTCGGGATTGTCCGCACCTACGGCGGAGGAGATCACAACCACGTCGGCCGCCTCGATCTGATGTTCGGCATGTCCTTCATAGATCGATCCGCCGAGAGCCCTGAGGCGGTCCGTGATATCGGACATCTTCTGATCGGATCCCGAAACGCGATATCCAAGATTCAACAATAGTTCGGCAATGCCGCTCATGCCGATACCGCCGATGCCTACAAAATGAATGTGATATTTTTTTCGATACATATCGTTTTTATGTCCGGTCCCCAATGTTCCGAAGAAACGTCATACCCTTTTTTCCAGAAGTTGATAACAGTCGTCAACAATCTCCGCTGCCGCATCGGGCCGCCCCAGGCACCTGGCCCGTTCGGCCATGTCACGAAGATCATCGGGATGTTCGACCAGGCGTCGAATCCGGTTCACAAGGCTTTCGCCGTCAAGATCCTTTTCTAAAATCAGTTCAGCTGCGCCCGCCGCAACCCGTGTTCTTGCGTTCAATTCCTGATGATTGTCCGCTGCATGAGGAAAGGGGATAAAAATGGAGGCCTTCCCTACGGCGCTGATCTCAGCGACGGTGGTGGCGCCGGCCCGGCAGACGATCAGATCAGCCTTCCGGTACTGCTCGGGCATGTCATTGAAAAAGGCCCTGACATCCGAGGAGATACCGTATTTATCATATGCGGCCCGAACCATTTCCGCGTCCTGAATACCGGTTTGGTGAACAATGCGGAGGGGGCCGATATCTCCCATGCGTCCCGCGGCATCCACCATCGCCTGATTGATGCTGTGAGCACCCTGACTGCCGCCCAGAACAAGAAGCCCGAACGGGGGGCTTGAAGAATCGACGCTGAAAATGCCGGGAACTCTGTCATCGTATGAAATCTCTTTCCTGACGGGGTTCCCTGTCCAGATAGCCGGTGCGTGTCCTTCGGTGAAACGGGTCTCCTGAAACGAAACGTAAATCCGATCCACCCATCGGGACAGAAGACGATTGGTGATACCGGGGAGAATATTCTGCTCCTGGAGAACGCAGGCAATCCCACGCCATCGCGCCGCCAGCACCACCGGACCCGAGGAGTAACCGCCCACGCCCACCACCAGATCGGGCGCAAACCTTCGGAGCACGCCAAAAGCGCTCCAAATGCTTCCGGGAATTTTCATCACTGCTCGAAGCTTCCCGAACAGTCCCATACCTTTCAGGCCGGAAACGTTGATCCGCTGATGGGAGAACCCTTCCCGGGTCAGGATTTCCAGCTCCAGCGGTCTTCCTGTGCTGACAAACAAGACGCGGCTTTCGGGATTTCGGGCCATAAACTCCCGGGCAACGGCGATGCCGGGGAAGAGATGGCCCCCGGTGCCGCCGCCTGCTATAATGATGTTAAGCGGTCGGTACATGTTTTTCCCCGGCACTGATATTCATCAATAACCCAATACCCGCCATATTGACCAAAAGGGATGAACCGCCGTAGCTGAGGAGAGGAAGCGTGAGCCCCTTGGTCGGCAACAGCGCAAGAGCCACTCCCATATTGATGATGACCTGCAGCCCCAGGGAGAAGGTGAGTCCTGCAGCCACCAGGGATACAAATCGCCCTCCGGCGTTACGCGCAATATTCATTCCACGCCAGAGGATCACCCCGTAGCAAGTCATCACCGCAAGCACCCCGATCAGCCCCAGTTCTTCACCAATCACCGAAAAAATGAAATCGGTATGGGGCTCGGGCAGATAAAACAATTTCTGGTATCCGCCCCCCACGCCGACACCCCATATGCCGCCCGTGCCGAAGGCCATGAGTGAGTGAATGGCCTGGTATCCTTCGTTGCTCGCATATTGCCAGGGGTCCCAGAAGCTCATGATCCGTTTCCAACGGTATGCCGAATTGACCAGAACCAGGTAGGCGACAGGCAAAACCGCAAGGATCGACAACATCAGATATCTGAGCCGCACACCGCCCATAAACATCAAGCCCCCCGCAATGACACACAGGATGCCTGCCGATCCGAAGTCCGGTTGCAGCATGATAAGCCCTACAAAAACACCAAGAATTATGACATGCGGAACAAAACCCACTGAAAATGTTTTAATCAAATCGCCTTTTTTTTCCATGGAATAGGCCAGGTAAACCACGAGGGCAAGCCGTGCCAGTTCCGACGGCTGAAACGAAAACGCCCCCAGGTAGAGCCATCGCGTCGCTCCCCCTGCGGTAATCCCCAGCCCGGGAATCTGAACCGCCGCAAGGAGGAGAAGCGTCCCAAAAAGAAGGGGATAGACCCCGGCCCGCAAGATCCTGATGGGCATGTGCCTGAAAAGAATCAGAAGCAAACATCCGCCCACGGAGTAGACGAGTTGACGCTTCAAAAAATAATAGTCGGTTCCGAATTTTTTGAGGGCAAGGGTGGAACTGGCGCTGTAAACCATCACGATGCCGATCCCCACCAGAAAAAGTACCGGAAGTGTCAGCCAGACATCGTAGATAGGCCCTTCCCGCCATCCCCGTTCGGGCCTGTCCTTGTATACCGGCAGGTAAGACTGCATCAATCTTCCTCCGCAAGCTTCGCCACCGCGTTTCGGAAGGCTTCTCCGCGGTGAGCGTAGTTCTCGAACATATCGAAGCTCGAACAGGCCGGCGACAGAAGCACCACGTCTCCGGGGGAAGCCCATTCATGGGCGCGGCGAACCGCCGCCGCCATGGACGACTCCTTCGACACCCTGTCGCAGCAATCTCCCAACTCACCGGCGATGGCCTCCTTGGCATCCCCGATCAGAACGAGTCCCTTGACCTTTCTCTTCACCCCATCCTTCAGGACGCCGTATCCACCGCCTTTGTCCCGTCCGCCCATGATGAGCACAACCGGACTGTCAAAGGCATCGAGTGCGCGCAGTACGGCATCCGTATTGGTAGCCTTGGAATCGTCGATATACCTGACGCCGGCAACGCTCCCCACGGACTCGAGTCGATGGGGGAGTCCCTTGAAATCCCTGAGGGCGCTCTCGATACCTCCGACATTCCCGCCGGCGGCCAGAGCAGCCAGGACGGCGGCGGCGATGTTCTCCAGATTATGAGAGCCGAACAGGGAGATCGACGCTAAATTCACGATCTGCGGTGCCCTTCCCCGTATCCGCACCACCAGGGCGTCGTCCTCTATGAAAGCGCCGTCGTCCTCCGGGCTCCTGGGGTTGAAAAACCATTTCCGGGCAACGATTCGACGGGATATTTGGGCGACGGCAGGGTCGGCGCCGTTGAGCACCGCGACATCCGCTGCGCCCTGGTTTTCAAAAATCCGGCCTTTGCTCCGGGCATAAGCCGAAAAATCATCATATCGGTCCAGATGGTCCGGTGTGATATTCAGAATCACCCCTACCGTCGGTCGAAAGCAGGTAATGGTATCGAGTTGAAAACTGCTGATCTCGGCCACCACCCGATCCCGCCTGAGTCCTTCAGCCACGTATTCAATCAGCGGCGTCCCGATATTGCCGCCGACAAAGGTGCTGAGACCGGATGCCTGGATCATCCGGCCGATCAGGGTCGTGGTCGTGGTCTTCCCGTTGGTACCGGTAACGGCGACAACGGGGTCTTGAATGAAACGGAATGCCAATTCGATCTCCCCCAGAATCGGAACGCCCCGCCGCAAGGCGTCGAGAAGGGGGGGGAGCGTATGAGGAACCCCGGGGCTGAGAACGATCAGATCGGCGTCCTCGAAAAGTCTTGCGGGATTTCGGCCCAGCACCACCGAGATTCCTCGGTTGCGCAATTCCGTCGCCGTGGACGCCAAGGCCTTTTCGTCTGCACTGTCCGTGACGGTGACCCGGCCGCCTCGGCCGCTCAAAAAGCGGGCACACGCGACGCCGGACCGGCCCATCCCGACCACCAGGATACGTTTATTGTCGAATGTCTCCATCTTTGTCGATTGCATTGGTCATCTCAATTTCAGGGTGCTCAGAGAAACCAGCGCCAATGCGACCGATATGATCCAGAATCGGACGATCACCTTTGGCTCGGGCCACCCCTTCAATTCGAAATGGTGATGCAAGGGTGCCATCCGAAAGATCCGGCGGCCCTTGGTCAGTTTGAAGAATCCTACCTGAAAGATGACCGACAAGGCTTCGATGACAAACAATCCGCCCACAAGGATCAGCATGATCTCCTGTTTGGTGATGACGGCCACGGTGCCGATCGCGGCACCCAGGGAGAGCGATCCGACATCCCCCATGAATACCTGGGCGGGATAAGCGTTGAACCACAAAAAGCCCAGCCCCGAACCGGCCAGAATGCCGCAAAAAATAGAGATCTCACCGCTGTTCGGTACATAATTGATCTGGAGGTATTCGGCGATCCGGACATGGCCTGTCACATACGCGAAAATCATATAGGTCACGGAAGCGACGATAACCGGTCCGATGGCCAAACCGTCAAGTCCGTCCGTCAGGTTAACGGCGTTGGACGTTCCCGTAATGACCAGCGCGGCAAATAGAATGTAGCCCCATCCGAGATCCGGGGAAACCTTTTTGAAAAACGGCAGGGTGAGTCGGGTGTCAAACCCCGGATACTGATAAAGCATCCATCCCACCGCCAACGCCACGGCAAATTGCAGCATCAGTTTCTGCCGTGCGCTCAGGCCTTTGCTCCGTTTTTTCACCTGCATCAGATAATCGTCGAGAAAACCGATGGTGCCGTTGCCGACGACGGCCATCAGGATTACCCAGACATAAAAATTGAGCAGGTCCATCCAAATCAGTATGGATGCCACCGTCGCTACGAGAATAAGCGTCCCCCCCATGGTGGGGGTTCCCGCCTTTTTCAGGTGGGTCTGAGGACCGTCGTCCCGAACGTATTGCCCCACTTGCATCTCTCTTAACTTCCGGATCATCCATGGCCCCAGGAAGAAACAGATGAGAAACGCCGTCAGGCTCGCGTAAATGGTGCGAAAAGTAATATAACGGAAAACGTTGAATGCCGCCAGTGTCGTATGGAGGGGGTAGAGAAGATGGTAAAGCATTATCGATAAAGCCTATTTTTTCAGGCATCCGCCCAGGTTCTGATGTCGTTTAAAATCGTTTCCATGGCCATTCCCCTGGACCCCTTGACGAGAACCCAGTCGCCCGGACCGACAGACCGCTTCAAATCCTCAACCACTTGAGATTTGGATCCCGAAAAGGTATCCTTAGCCGTCATGCCTTTTTTCAGCGCCCCGTCCAGATATGCCGAGGCGAAATTACCAATCGCATAAAATCGCGTAACGCCGGATTCGGCGACCCATTCACCGACAGACCGGTGGAGAGCTTCCGCCGCCGCCCCCAGTTCGAACATATCCCCCAAAACAACGATCGCACGCCGTCCGCTCCGAAGGATTGCGAGGGCGTCGACGGCAGCCCGCATGGAATGCGGGTTGGCGTTGTAGGTGTCATCGATGAGGAAAACGCCTTTGCGGGTTTGTATCACTCCCAATCGACCGGCGACAGGCTGAAACCTCTCGAGACCGCGGACAATCTCTTCAGGCGATACCCCGGCGACCCACCCGGCAGCCGCGGCGGCCAGCGCGTTCATGACCATGAATCGGCCTGGAATCCCAAGGTGAACCGGCACCTCGCGTTCGGGAAATCTGAGGGTGAAGGTGACGCCTTTCGGTGAGATTTTCATGCCGCTTGCGGTGATATCGGCGCCGTGGGTCAATCCGAAATGCACCACCGGAAAAGATCGGTTTTTCCCCAGACGCCGACAGAAAGGATCGTCGGCATTCAGTATGGCCGTAGCGCCGGCCTTCATTTCATCCAAAAGCTCTCCCTTGGCCGCCGCAACCCCGTCCACGGAACCGAGATCTTTCAGGTGAGCAGGTCCGATATTGGTGATAATCCCTATATCCGGACGACAAATCCCGGCCAGCCGCCGAATTTCTCCGACATGATTCATCCCCAGTTCCAATACCGCCCACTCATGGGTGGCTTCTATGTTGAAAAGCGTCAACGGCAGCCCGATTTCATTGTTGAAGTTCCCTGCCGTCGCCAGCGTCCGATATCGTCTGCCGATGACGGCGGCTGTCATGCTGCGGGTTGTGGTCTTCCCGTTTGAACCGGTGACGGCGACGACCTTGATGCCGGCCCGGATACGATTGAAAGCCGCCAGGGCGCCCAAAGCCGTCGTGGTGTCGGGTACCGCAACGCAAAAGACGCCCTTCTCCGCCCATCGACGCCAGGGGAGGTTTTCCGTCTCCCTTTCAGCGATCATGATGCCCAGGATTCCCATCTCAGCGACTTCAGCACAGAACCGGTGACCGTCATGCCGTTCGCCTCGAACGGCCACGAAAAGATCACCTGATCTCACCGTTCGGGAATCAATAGATATCCCGGAAAAAAGACAGGTTCCCGTTCCACTGATACGTCTTCCGTCTACCGCAGTCAGTATCTGCGACTCAGTCCACCCGATTGGGCTCATAAACGCTTCAAAGCCTCCACCACCTCGACCCGATCGTCGAAAGCGAGCGTCTTTTCCCCGATGATCTGATAGGTTTCATGCCCCTTTCCAGCAATCAGAAGGACATCACCGGGCCGGGACGCCGTCAGGGCCATGCGGATGGCTCGCCTACGGTCGGGTTCAATGAGAAAACCCTTGTCGTTCACGCCGGCGGCAAGATCCTCCGGACCGTATTCCCGGCCCGCCGCCTGTTTAATACCCGGAAGCATTTGACGGATGATTGCCATTGGATCTTCGGTTCTCGGATTGTCCGATGTCACCACGGCCAGATCCGCCAGGCGCCCCGCGATCTCACCCATCAGGGGTCTTTTTTTTCGGTCCCGGTCGCCACCGCACCCGAATACACAAATGATCTTCCCCGCCGAAAGCGCCGTTACGGCCATGAGCACGTTCTCAAGGGCGTCGGGTGTGTGGGCGTAATCAACAAATATAAACCGGCCGAAAGCATTGGGGACCGACTCCAGGCGACCGGGAACATTCCGGAGAAGGCCGATTCCCGCCTGAATGGCGGCCGGGGGAACACCCGCGGCCAAAGCGGCGCCCGACGCGCAGAGGATGTTTTCGATATTGTGACGGCCCACCAGGGGGGATCGGAAAAGGAAACTGCCGCCGGGCATCGTCAAGCGGCCGGATATCCCGTCAAGGCGGGATTGATCGTCTGTGACCCATACCGTGTTGTCATCGGTGTACCCCACCGTGATGAGCCCGCTCCTGACCATGCTCGCCAGTTCCCGCCCCTCGGGGCTGTTCCGGTTGACAACGGCGACCGCGTGGTCGGCTTTGGGGCCGTCGGCGAGATGTCGGATAAAGAGCCGCTTCTTGCACGCCCAATAGGCAGCCATATCGCCATGATAGTCCAAATGATCCTGACTCAGGTTGGTAAACACGGCCGCATCCATCCAGCATCCGTCGATGCGGTGGAGGTCAACGGCGTGGGACGAGGCTTCCATGACCACATGGGTGACCCCGGCATCACGCATCTGCCCGAGTATTCGCTGGAGGTCCGGAGATTCGGGCGTGGTGACGGGATTGCGGTAATGTTTTCCGCTGAAATGGTAGTCGATGGTGCCGATAACGCCCACAGAAAAGCCGGCTTGTTTCAGGATACTCTCTGTAATGAGACTGGTGGTGGTTTTGCCGTTGGTTCCGGTGATGCCGATCACCGTCATCCGTCTGCTCGGATCTCCGTAAAACCGTGCAGCAATCGGCCCCATGGCGGCCCGGGTATCCGACACCTCCACCACGGCGACGTTCCGCTCGACGGTTTTCTGAACCATGACGGCTGCGGCGCCCCGGGCAAGCGCATCGTCAATGAATTCGTGGCCGTCCGTCCTGAAGCCCGAAACGGCAATGAAAAGCCCTCCCGGTTCGACATCCTGAGAGCGGTAGTGGATGGATCGGATCTCCGGATCCGGCAGGAGGGTGCCGCGGGCATCCTTCTTTCGTCGGTATTGCCGAACCGGAAAAGCGTCAATCAATTCGGAAAGCTTCATCTATCGATGCCGATCCGCCAAGGAGGCCGTGAGGCGTTTCATATTGTTCTCGGGCGGAATGTCCATGTAATTGAGGCTTTCCCTGACAATTTTCTTGAATGCCGGGGCGGCAACCAAGCCGCCGTAATATTTTTTCTGGGGATCGTCGATGACAACAAGAACCGTCATGATCGGATTTTCAGCCGGAGCGAATCCCACAAATGACGAAATATAAGACCCCCTCTCGTAGCGACCGTCTTTGTTGACCTTCCTCGCCGTACCGGTTTTCCCACAAACCGTATATCCCTCGATGTCGGCTTCGGTCCCGGTGCCACCGGTTTCCACCACCGAGCGCATCATCTCCTTCATGGTTTCAGCAGTCTTCTCGGAGACCGCACGTTTCATGATTTGAGGGTTGAATGCCTCGACAACATTTCCCTTTTGATCGGTAACGGCGCTCACCATATAAGGCCTCATCAAAACCCCCTTGTTGGCAATGGCCGAAACGGCTGCGGCAAGCTGGATGGCGGTGGCGGACATCCCGTGACCAAAGGAAACGACACCGGTATGGACCTGAGACCATTTTTGATATTGGGACAGGGCACCCGGTGCTTCTCCCGGACAGTCGATTCCGGTCGGATCGCCGAACCCGAAGTTTTTCAGGGTCTGATGCAAGGATTGAGCGCCGATCATCTCACTCATTTTCATCGCACCGATATTACTGGAAAACTTGAGGATTTTCCGGAGCGAAAGCCAACCGTATTCGTGGGTGTCATGAATAGTGAACCGCCCAACTTTGTATTTGCCGTTTTCGCAGTAGAAAATCGTGTTGGGCGTACATCCGCCATATTCGATAGCGGCCGCAACGCTGAAGATTTTCATGGTCGAACCGGGTTCGAAGGTGTCCGTGATGGCCCGGTTGCGATAAGCCGACCGGTCGAATTGATCAAAAGCGTTGGGGTTGAAAAACGGATAGTTCGCAATGGCGTAGACCGCCCCCGTCAGCGGATTCATCACCACGGCCATTCCGGATTTCGCCTTATACTCCACAACGGCCTCTTTCAGCGCTCTTTCGGTGATATACTGGATTGTTTTGTCCACCGTCAGAACCAGATTTCTGGCGCTGGACTCGAAGGGTTCCTCGCGCTCTCCTCCGAATTTCTTTCCCAGCGCATCCTTCATCACCTTGAGTTTTCTCTCTTCACCTTTGAGCTGGGCGTCGTAATAAAACTCGATACCCTCGAGCCCTCGCCCATCCACGCCCGTAAAACCGGTGATCTGAGCGGCGAGAGAGCCCTGGGGATAATAGCGGCTGTGCTCGGAGACAAAATCGATACCTTCGATCGAGAGTTCTCTGACGGCGCGAACTTCCCGGGGCGTCACTTTTCGTTTGATCCATTTGAAGCCGTTCCCGGCCGTCAGCTTGGCTTTCAACCGGTCGGCTTTGAGGCCGAGGGCTTTTGAAAGTCTGGCCGCCGCATCACTTTTGTCTTTCATGAATCGGGGAAAGGCCGAAATGGAAACAGCGTCGATGGTCATGGCCAGTTCATGATGGTTCCTATCGTAGATGACGCCCCGCTTCTCACGCACCGTCATGACCTTCTCAATTTCGCTGATCGCCTTTTGCGAAAGCCAGGGGCCCTGATAAATCTGGACGTATATCGCCTTGGCGGCAATGGCGGCGAAGAAAACAGCGAAAAGACATCCAACGAGCGTGATTCGAAGCCGGATGTAATCTTTTTCAGTCGGTTTCGTGAACGGAAAAGGCCTTTTTTTGATCCGGTGAGGGGATAACCAATTCAAGTTTGCTCCTGGCTATTTTCGAAATGCGTTCGGGCGACCGAAGTCTCGCCATTTCAATCTTCAACCGATTTTGTATCTCGATAAGTTTTTGATGATTTTCCATCTCTCTCGAGATCTCATACCCAATACGGATACATTGAACCCGGCTCCACGTGTAAACGAGAAGCTGGCAGATAAACAGAAACAGGATCAGCACCCAAAATATCGCAATTTTGTAAGTCTGCCCTTTGGGTTTTTTGATGGATTCCCCGTTTTCTTTCATCCCCTCGCCGTCTCGGCCGAGCGATGCCCGTCGCCGCGTCATCGTTTTTCCGCCGCCCGCAGGATGGTGCTCCTGGCCATGGGGTTCCGCTCGATCTCCTGGGCCTTCGGCCGGCAGGCCTTGCGCGTCAACACCCTCATGACCTTTTCACCGCCGCAAGTGCAGACGGGAATTTCCGGCGGACAACTGCATTCCCTGTCGAAGGCTTTCATCCAATGCTTGACGATCCGATCTTCCAGAGAATGAAAGGAAAGTACACATAACCGTCCGCCGGGCCGCAACAGCGCGGGTGCCTGAGCCATGAATTCCGATACGCTGTCGAGTTCACGGTTGACGGCGATCCTGAGCGCCATGAACACTCTCGTGGCCGGATGAATACGACGCCTGCCGGACTTCCCGTTGGATCTCTTTTTGGACGCCGGAACCGCTCTGCAAACGATCTCGGCCAGGGAGCGACTGGAACGGATAGGAGTGATCTTCCGCGTTTCGACGATGGCGCGGGCGATACGACCAGACCATCGTTCTTCTCCGTATTCCCGGAAAATTCGTCTCAGTTCATCTTCGCTCAGCGAGTTGACCAGCATATCCGCGGTCACATCCGTCTCGATGTTCATACGCATATCCAGAGGCTCGTCTCTTGAAAAGCTGAAACCTCTGCCGCTGCCCTCAATGTGGTAGAGAGAGATGCCAAGATCGGCCAGAATGCCGTCCACAGCTCCGATACCGATGTCCTCGAGCAAATCGGTAATCCTGGAGAAATTGCCGTGGCGCAATTGGACATTCGCACGCCAGGGCGCCAAAACCTGTTCGGCATGTCCAAGGGCATCCAGATCCTGATCGATGCCGATCAGTCGACCGTTTGGGAGGACACGCTGCAGGATTTCAATCGCGTGTCCGCAGCCTCCAAGCGTACAGTCCACTATCGTTTTACCGGGCCTGCAGTCCAGATATTGGAGAACCTCCGCAGACATTACCGGCACATGTCGGTATGTCACCGCCGTATCGCTTGAAACGATAGTCTCGTTCTTCTTGCCGCCATACCGCATTGGGCTTTTGGTTATCCTCTCGGTTCGCCGCGCTGACAGGAGCCCTGTTTCCAAAGATCGTCCCGATCGCGTACACTGGAAATGGAAAATACATTCTTTTTGTAATAAGTGTCAAGGGAAAACACAGGATTATCGGGACTTCCCGGCGTGCGCATCCATTTCACGGAATCGTCTCTATTCCACGCCAGGGCTTTCACACTACTGAAGGGCCGCTGTGATCCTTTGGGCAACGGACTTGATCTCATCCATATTTCCGGACTTGAGTTCCCATTGGGTGACCGGCAGGGGCGGCGCACCCTTTATTCGGGGAACGAGGTGAAAATGATAGTGCATGACCACCTGGCCGACGGCTTCTCCGTTGAGCTGAAGGCAGGCGATCCCATCCGGATCCAGGGCACGCTTGAGGGCGTGGGCAATGGTTTTGGAAGCGATGTGAAGCGCACTGAGATCCTCCGACGCAATTTCCCATATGTTCCCGGCGTGGGCCTTCGGAATGACAAGCGTATGCCCGGTCGAAATGGGATTGATGTCCATGAAGGCAAAAACACTTTCGTCCTCGTATACCTTTATGCTGGGGATTTCTCCCCGGATGATCCTGCAAAAGATACAGTCTTCCATCAATATTCCCTCCTCTCAAAAACATACCCCGTTTCCGACTCGGGGCTGACCGGCATCGCCGTGACGGCCGGGCGTATCCTTCCCATCCGGCCGTCGCGACGGTCCGTTTATTCAACTGCTTAGATCGATTCCTTCAACTTTTTCCCCGGGGTAAATTTCACGACGTTTCGGGCCGGAATCTTAATCGCTTTTCCGGTCTGAGGATTGCGGCCGGTGCGTGCTTCCCGGTGGGCTTTTGAAAAGGTTCCGAACCCGATCAGGGCGATCTTCCCATCCTTTTCCTTAAGGGCTTCGGTAATGCCTTCAGTCATGGCGGTAATAGCCTTGGCGGCGGCTGTTTTCGAAATGCCGGCGTCTTCTGCAATCTTGTTTATCAAATCGGTTTTTGTCATCTGTTTCTCCTTTTCCCCTTTTGTAGAATATAAGTTGTCATTCCATCGCCCCCAGGGTCGAGACGCCGCACCTCCTCTCTGCGACGTTTCGCATGCCAGAACGCGACGCTCACAATACCTCCTCGAAGGTCGCATCCGCGGGCCGGGGCGATCGACATCAGGATGATCAATGCAGAATTGTCATTTCATTGTCAATGCAAAAATCCTGTTTTGCGCTGTTTCACAGGAATTATAGCGTTTCCCGGCATGAATATGTGTGATGTTGCTCTTTATATCTCAGATTGGCATGAAACCCATGCAAGCGTTGGGCGTTTTCAACCAACCAACGAAACCGGCCCGGTCATCAAGGCAGTCGAAAAGGAGGAGGTGTGAAGCGAACTCGAGAAAAGCGCGAAAAAAATACTCAAGGAAAAAATACTCAAGGAAATCTACAAAGGGCGGACCTGCGTGTCCGCCCTGATACCGCACCCCGCCAAACAATGGACAGCCCCAATGGTTTGCCGCGATGATGGGAAATCCGGAAAAATGACGGCGGGAACAAAATACCGTCCCCGCCGATACCGATTGGACCCTCATCGGTGTGTAATCACACCAATCCCAGGATCTTCCACCAACTGGCGGCGACCAGCACCAGCGTCAGCAACAGAATCGGCATGACCACCAGACCGGCTTTGGTCAGGTCCGAGGATTTGAAATAGCGGTAACTATAGGCGATGGCATTGGGGGGACACCCGATGACCAGCAGGTAGGCGAAAGAGGTCGCCATACCAAGGCAGAGCGCCAGAATGATGGGGTTGATCCCTTCAAGCTGGGCCATGGGGATGGCGATGGGCAGGATCATGGCCGCTGCGGCCACGTTGGCCATTACGTTGGTCACCAGGGCCCCGAACACCCCCATCCCGACGAAGAGAACGATCCACCCCTTACCCTCGATGTGCGGGAAGACCAGGTTGGCAAAGAACTGGGCCGCCCCCGAAGAGTCCATGGCCAGACCCATGGAGATGCCGCCGCCGAAAATGAAGAGGGCCGTCCCCCACTCCAGGTTCTCGCTGATATCCTCCCACTTCATGATCCCGAAGACCACCAGAGCTGCAACCCCCACCATGCCGGTGATGGAGTAGTCGAGGCCATGGAAACCCTTGGTCAACCAGAGCAGGAACATGATGCCGATGATGGTGAGCGTTCGCTTCTCCATGGCGGTCCAGGGTCCGATCTCATCGTCGAACCGGGGCAATTGGTATTTGGGGTCCGGCCGGTAGAGGAAGTAAAGAATCACGACGACAAGGGGGACGGTGATGACGGCGGCGGGCATGGCATACTTGATCCAGTCGAGAAAGGTAATCTCGAACTTACCGCCGGTGAACTCGTAGAGAAAAGCTGCCGATGCCATACAGCGACCGCCGCCGATCAGTGAGCCCATACCGCCGGCGGAACAGGCAAACGGCAGGGA harbors:
- a CDS encoding SLC13 family permease: MLLKKKGFQLCMAFVLGLIVMLLPRPEGERFKITGDEDHAVLAVAGDNFTLDTTNKSLIKGYVLKKTDLEKSPKLSYRYLQETARGIDPTIEVHYVDGLPPKAHRFLAMLVTLVFLFVVEPIPLEITAVLIGVLLVALGITDVKNAWAPYMNPVVVFIMCCLIFAVSLDKAGLTRRMGYYIVKKAGTSVTRFTFIICIGLGIGSSFMHDAAACSIGLITMIPLMRAAGIDPHTNTAKFMMMSLPFACSAGGMGSLIGGGRCMASAAFLYEFTGGKFEITFLDWIKYAMPAAVITVPLVVVILYFLYRPDPKYQLPRFDDEIGPWTAMEKRTLTIIGIMFLLWLTKGFHGLDYSITGMVGVAALVVFGIMKWEDISENLEWGTALFIFGGGISMGLAMDSSGAAQFFANLVFPHIEGKGWIVLFVGMGVFGALVTNVMANVAAAAMILPIAIPMAQLEGINPIILALCLGMATSFAYLLVIGCPPNAIAYSYRYFKSSDLTKAGLVVMPILLLTLVLVAASWWKILGLV